The Centroberyx gerrardi isolate f3 chromosome 8, fCenGer3.hap1.cur.20231027, whole genome shotgun sequence genomic sequence CGGTGACAAAACCTCTGTTTGGAGGGATAGttcacacaaaatacaaacctGTATGATATGGGTTTAAAGCCATAGATGTTCCCCTCAGGCAAAGCAGTACTTTGTGAAAATCATGGCCTGAGTGGAGGAAAATAATGGACAAAAGTTTGTGGAACACACACgaaaaatgctaaaataataacaaaagcaATATAACTGTCAAGTTGCCACAAAAAAGtagcacaaacaaaaagaaatgcaCACCATGTTGGTCGGTCGTTACAGTAAAACACGTGCAGGCTGCAAATTGGGTGTACTATCCCTTTGAAAACGCTCATCTTTTACACAGAGCAATGTCCCTTTGAACAACAACAGACAGCACTTGCACAAGTGCATGAGCTGTAcaataggaaaacaaaaaaaaagaaaagagagaagaaaagcacATTAAAAATGtccactaaaataaataaataaataatcaaaataaatataaaccTGAGGACTAACCACCAAACCGGCCGACTGCCTGGTCTCTTCTATCTTGGTCTGACCAATAGGGGCGAGACAACTCTGAAGGCAGCCAATGGCGGACGAGCAAAGGACTACGGAGCCGACTGCAAGTcaaacccccaaaatcagttTTCAGCTCTGCAAAGTCCGCCTCTCCGTTCCTGACACCCCTGGCACGAGCACAACatgttatataataataaaaagccgATAACACTTGATCGTAACACAAGTCAAAGAGCGTGATagtaaaaagatgaaaagcatgatacatgaaaaacagataaaatcatAAGAAAAGTAAGTCCTGGACTGAAGGCAGAGGGCCGATACGTCCTCTGAAATAAAGCCTTCTCCTTCCTACTTCCCTCTCTCATGAGACACACTCCTCCAAAATCTCTCCCAGGGTTGTAAGGTAAGATTTAGGATGGGAACATGGAGCTAAGGTGAAAAGCTGATATGTGTATTTCTTCTTCGTGTGATAGTTGCAGCGCGCTGCCAGTCAGTGCATTTCCACGATGATGCTGCAGTTTCAGACTTTACCACTAGAGGTGCTAGAGAGCAGGGCGTACTAACACTACAGCGTTACACACTCCACGTATTCTTCTTCACGTTTTTTAacacaacagcaaaaacaaatcGTGATAAAATGCCTTTTGCACGCTCCTTGTTTCATCCGTTTGAAATGTTTCACACAGGAAGACACCAAGCTTAGCTAACTCCTTTTCCAGCCATTCACATTGCAACAAGGACAAAAAAGTTCCTCCAACTGTACAAAGTCATTAATTTGGACTAGCACACACTGTCGCCGTGTGTcataagaaacacacacacacacacacacacacacacacgcacacacgcactctctctctcttacattcACACTTGACGCCGCATTGTTTCACTTCCTCCTTTGTTCCAGCAGAATTTCACAGTAACGGTGGCAAAACATTAAGAATAACAGGGACGCTCAAAATGGCCAAACTTTTAAAAACCCTGCACTCAAGgaatcattaattaattaaaagagTGCAGTAACTAGACTGTACAACGACCTCCATGAGAAACTCTGGCAGGATGCATCTCTTTAAATCTCTGCTGAAGACTCATTTCTATAGACTTGCTTTGATGTAATGATATCTCTTAATCTGTCTTTTATTCTTAGTGTTCATTCCCATCCTTTTTATCTCTTGTGGTCACgggttttatttagttttattccATATGAAGCACATTGTCAACTCTCTTTTTAGATCAGTTTtatatgaataaagtttattattattataaatgacTGACGTGTATATTTTGCCGACAGTccgttcctcctcctcatgtctCTTCTTCCATGTGTTGCTCCCTGTGCTCCAGGTTTCGTCCGGAGCGGCTGGACAAGCCACTACTCCATCCTGTTCCGGATGCTGATGCAGGTGATCATGTGGATGTTCTTCGTGCCGTGTGAGATGGGGGCTCAGACGGTCGTCTACTGTGCCGTGTCAGACGAGGCGGCCGAGCACAGCGGGGGCTACTTCGTCGACTGCCGGCCCGCCGCTCTGCGTCCTTTTGCCAGAGACGCTGGTGTGGCAAAGAAACTGTGGGAGGCCAGTGAGAGACTGGTGAGACTGGTCTGATGCTGGGAGCTCAATCTGACACGTTGGAAGATGAAAGACTTTGTTgttcattttgtgttaaaatgttttaggatATGTATTTATCTTTCTACTCatatcttgtttttatgtatttttgtttttccttgaaTATGTTTTGTGCATCATGAAGGTGTAAAGATTCAGTGTcctatttttttcttaattttttagAGTTTTGAGAGAAATCTTTTATTAAGTGTCTAGGGTTTTTGTTTCAGCTCACCTACCAAacctggattttttttctctttctgtggtttatcatttttatatgCACAAATAAAGTTcatgttcattttcactgtctttGGAGAATACATTGATATTTAATGAAGTTGTGCTTTAACTGTTTGAAATACACGGGTTGTAAAACATTAATGAATAGATGACTTTTTCCTGTTCCAAGAAACTTATGACAGTCTTGTCTTAGGCCTATGTATTCCTATGGTGCACTGATTGTTTGCATTGTCAAAAAATGAAATCCTATTTGTACcttttaattttctgtttttgtcttcaaaGAAAGGGGCTTTACCAGTGAAACTGTTaatatacattaaaaaaaagtaaatggaTAAAACTTAGAGTAAAATGTTAATCTCTGTaaggaaacacagaaacagcacCATCTGCTGGTCACAAAATCAGATGGCATAATTTCCCATTAACAGTTAACTCATGACAGAGGCAGGTGAAACTGAAAGTAAATTTTGACATTGTTGAACAGAGCGGAGACGCCATTACAGGGTGTGAGATCTctactgaaaaacacatttggagGATTGTGAGCAGCAAGTTGAAGTGAATGTGATTTGGTGAGTCTTGCTATTGAAAGATATTTTGGATACCAAAGCAAATGGCTGAGAATACTGCTCTTCTTGAAAGTTTCCTGAGTTGCCATGTGTGTTCAGAGACTTTCAGAGATCCTGTGTCTCTGAGCtgcagccacagcttctgtTCCAGCTGCCTGAAACAACTCTGGgaacaaactaaaaacaaaaactgtccCATTTGTAAAAGAAAATCCTCGAAGGATTATCCAGATGTGAACTTTACACTGAAGGAACTAGCTGACTCCTTTACTGGGAGAAAGAAAGCTCGGTTTTCTGAGACggataaaggagaggagaaagtggaggTGGTGTGTAGTAAACATCCAGAAGAGCCTAAATGGTTCTGTaaggaggaacagagagctgtgtgtcctgtctgtgaGTTCCCTCTCCACCACGGTCACAAGGTGGTTCCTATAGAAGAAGCAGTCAGTGACCTGAAGGAGCAGCTGAAATCTGACTTAAAGTCTCTGCAGGACAAGAGGAACAAATACAAAGAGGTTGAGAAGACATACAACAAAGTGGTTCAACACTCCAAGAAACAGCTGTTggccacagagaggcagatcagAGCAGAGTTCGACAAGCTCCACCAGTtcctgaaagaggaagaggaggccagagTGGCGgctctgagggaggaagaggagcagaaggggAAGACTATCACCAGAGAGATGAAGATCATTCAGGAGaagatctcctctctctcagacagtaTCTCTGCTGTTAAAGAAGACCTGCAGAAACACAATGTGCCATTCCTCACCAGTTATAAACCCACTCAGACCAGCGCCAGAGCCCAGTGCTCACTGTCAGATCCACAACTGGTCTCAGGAGCGCTGATAGATgtggccaaacacctgggcaacctgtCCTTCAGAGTCTGGGAGAAGATGAAGGGGAAGGTCAAGTTCAGTCCTGTcattctggacccaaacactgcAAGCCGATGGCTCTATCTGTCTGATgatctgaccagtgtgagatATGGAGACACAGAGCAGCTccctgaaaacccagagagaAACATTAAGTATCCTGTTGTTCTTGGATCTGAGGGCTTCAGCTCAGGGAAACACagctgggaggtggaggtgggagatCATCCTGAGTGGATTGTGGGTTTGGCTAAAGAGTCAATTGACAGGAAGGGGAAGCGATATGCAACACCAAAATATGGAATCTGGTGTTTAGCGCATGACAGTGGAAAATACACTAATGGGCTTGATAAGACCGTCACAGTGAAGAAGAGTCTCCAGAGGATCAGAGTCCAGCTGGACTATGACAGGGGGGAGCTGTCCTTCTACGACTCTGACGACAAGACTCACATCTACACTCACAGAGACACtttcactgagaaactctacccatATTTTGAAATTGTACATGCTCCTGAGGCAGAGACCACTGATATCAAAGTCTGGCAAGCTGAGGCTTCTCTGTGATGTTAAGGGATGttagtgaagtgtgtgtgtgtgtgtgtgtgtgtgtgtgtgtgcgtgtgtgtgtgtgtgtgtgtgtgtgtgtgtgtttagaagtttttttttagttaaggTAGAATCAGAGTTAATTGTTTAGTTGTGTGTGGGGGAGAATGGGTAAAATAAGCCCGCTTGTATTCAGGCAACAGCACACAAAATTAATCACTTGATCACAGGTTTAGtaatagtaatttttttttgcctgaatcTGTGATGGTGGTGAGCATATGAGGAAAGTGGTAAATGTCAAAAATCTCATTTTTGTCATATCAAGTGATTACATAATGGTAAATattaattttcttctttttttcttgtatcTATATTGAACTAAATAAAGTTTGAGACTTAAAAGGTCACAAACTTAAAACTGTGGGCCTGATTAGCTGTGAAGCAGTTTTGGCAAATTTATGGTTGTGGGGTAAAATGTGTCACTTGCCCTGGGGTAAGATGATCCAAAAGACCAAccttttttctttgtgtaaTAATTCTAAAGCTTTATTAGCTACAGAACATGTTTTAATCTCCATGGCTGACTATCAACCTTAAATATACATGGCAATtactgtttgaaataaatactcATTCATTTCAAACCATAATAGcacaaactataaaaaaaagtggCTCATCTTACCCTGTTTACTCAGTTAAAATTTGAATTATTCAAATCGTAAAAATCACTGGTTAAAGATGAAGtttctaaaaatgtgtttatattaAGTGCACTCAGCTTTCACTACACACAGGTATTTTTTAAGTAACATGCCATGTTTTACTATGCAGGATGGACCAGACATGACATGTGTGTCATGATTCAGTCTTTTTCTGTTCACTATGTGTATCATGGAGTATTGAGGATTACTGCTGACTGTAAAAGTTTGACTCATATTGTACCTTGTAGTAGTGGGTTCACTGACCCGCCCTGTACAATCATTAATATATTCATTCAGTTTTCTCTACAAGGCCATTCTGGGTCTCCTTCCTTATTGTTTGTGCTCCTATAACTCTAGAAAACTCAGTCAAAGTTGCTTTCTAATGTCACAGAAATAGTTTTTCCATTTCTCAAAGGTTCACTCTGAATTAGGCAAAATTGTAAGAAGATTAAAAATTACCAACACATATCGACCTATAGATCTTACAGATTAGTgagtattcatagtattcccatgatgtcacatgcatttcctaccaatatggtgctttacaatacacacagctcactggctgtgtcatttgattgtaatcacctgttaatttattacaatcacctgttattttcctaccaagatggccgtgtggtgatgcaacagaatactatgaatagccaGCATTTAAATAAACAACACCCTGACCTACATTCCACAGGTGGGAAATTACATGAACATGTAAGCAGGTAGATGGATCTGCACAGacaacaagagagagggagaaagggagagaaaaaaaagaaaatctgagagagagagaaatccccCAAAATAtctacacatacacaacagCCAGAAAACATGAGGCAACAGCCAAATAGTCTCCAtactacagtaggctatattttggATTAATTTTGTTATGCAAATAAGATTATCATTTTTGCAATATGTtagaaaaatgttaaaaaaaagtttgaccTTGCAATGTTTCAATGTATGATGTGTTTTCATGCATACTGCATTCTACTTGTATGATTGTTATTTGATTGAAAGGTACAATGGTTTACTTGAATACTTATTGGGCAATttcaatacataaaaaaaagccCTGctttcagtgcatgtgtgtgatgccTTGCTGATTTAGAGTCCAATTAGTAATTATgttcatttaaaaatgttttaataataaacataatgaaAAATTGTTACACAAGAAACAAGAGACTACTCTGGTGGTAATCCTATCATATGTAAAAAGTAATTTGACCAATGAGCCACTTTCCAAAAAAGTTTGTGCAGTCCTTTAAGCCAGGACTTTTCAAAAGTTATTACATCATCCTGCAGTTATaaattatcagttgctacagtttTGTTCCCCAGTGAACTGAATACAAACTCAGATTCCCAGGGAAGCAACAGACAACATCTCCATAAGAGGTTTGCTCCGAAGTCGAGGTTTCAACAGTTTGCACTTTCACCCACATCTTCATGTTGGTGTGTGAATCGCAGCATATATTTCTCAATTCTTTAACAAGAACATTTATAAAGGTTGAGCAGCTGTATGTTCCTCTGATGGAGTGAGTGCCATCtctatatagtatagtatagtattaaCACTGGTTAACTCTGGCCTCACTTAGCGTTGTGTTCATTCTTACCTGTATGAATACATGAATGGACAGCACAAATAACTGCTATCTTGGTCAAAAATGAATTGATGTCCTCAGTTACTTCTGCCAATAAGAATCAGTTGCAGTTTTGTCTGGTTGTAGAAATtgtagaaacagaaagacatttGGTTTTCTATTTAAATTGTCATTTTATTGATAACACCTTAACACATTTTCTTGAAGTTAGAGAAACACGTGTAGCACGTAAGAGAACAGAGCAATAATCCGAAGAATCAGAGAACTAGAGGATTAATATTATTATACAGAAGAAACCCAAACtgacaaaaagagacaaagggaaACTAGAAAGAGCCAACTGCAGAGAAATGATTGAATAAGGTTGGAAACAGAGGGACGAGGAAAAAGAGAAGCCAGCTCAGTGTTGTCAGTGCGACTGGTAGTAGTCActggacagagaaagaagatggCCGAGGTTTAGAGCCAACACACTCGCTCCAAATTAACTCAGTAATACTTCATCTGACTAAATAACTGACTGGAAGGCAGCAGAGCTAGCATTGACCTCAAGAGTCCAGAGGCGGACAGCTGTTGTAGAATAcatgtagggctgcacaattaatcatgtaTAATCGAATATCGCCATTTTAGTTTTGATGATTCATATCAGAGAATATTGGTTTATCGGTGGTgttgaaacatttaatttcattaagAATGCTCACTGTGGCTGAGAATAGTAAAGATGAtgatataaaatgcaaaaactaTAATACTTTTGTTCCCCAAATCATCAAGACTAACAATCACGATCTCAAAAAATAAGcaggattatcatttttgccataattgtgcagccctaattaCATAACGATTAAAATGGAAGCTGGTTCTTATACTCCATCATAAAATGCTGTTGTCACTAACTGGATTGTTTGTTGGATTTGATGCAAAAGTCAACTTATTGTGCAGCTACATTAGAAGCGTCAGTCTGCCATCCATCTGTGTCCTACTTGTGCTTTACTCTGTGTGATTGCGCCCCCTACTGGAGCTCATTCATTCCTTCAGCTGCTTCCCATCTGTAAATTGGACTCAAGTGCTGTTCCTCAAAGTGACATGCAGGCTGAGCAGAGTACAAGTCACCCTCGGTGCTTCTGGTCAACAAGCGCTCCTCCTATTCTCTCAGCTATGTACAAAAGGCAGCCGTTCTGCACTGACAACACAGAGCCCCATAGAAAAGCATGCTAaataatcatcatcacatcatcaccgTCATCCTCATAGTCATCCTTAGTGCCATAATCATTATTctaatcatcataatcatcttcATTATATCATCTTGAGACAAAAATAGTTATATGCACTTAAAAAGCTGAGAAAATAGATAGAGAAAGGTAGAGTATACCAGCATTCAGTAGAAAATGAGAAaccaaataaaaaggaaaacaccaaaaaacaagTGTCCTGTTGACTGTCATGCAAAGAAAATGCCAGCTACGATGCTATTAGTTGCAGTTGTGTAATACTGTGTACTCCCTCATTTTAAATATGTGAATCTTATTATACTGATTTTCAAGGCTAGTAAACACActaagaagaacagaagaacaacacctttgtactgtacatgctgctttttcttcttttttggaggggggggggtcatgttTGGTTAGCACGATCACACATGAACGCCTTCagataacctttgaccttttagtCTTAGAACAGGGTCAACTAGGCATGAACATGGTTACTGGATGAGACACGAGTACAATACAACAGCTCAGTGGTTCACCTTGAAAAGCCTTCATTTCAAAAGCTTTATCACTCAGAATACGGTGACAAAACCTCTGTTTGGAGGGATAGttcacacaaaatacaaacctGTATGATATGGGTTTAAAGCCATAGATGTTCCCCTCAGGCAAAGCAGTACTTTGTGTAAATCATGGCCTGAGTGGAGGAAAATAATGGACAAAAGTTTGTGGAACACACAcgaaaaatgccaaaataacaacaaaagcaatatAACTGTCAAGTTGCCACAAAAAAGtagcacaaacaaaaagaaatgcaCACCATGTTGGTCGGTCGTTACAGTAAAACACGTGCAGGCTGCAAATTGGGTGTACTATCCCTTTGAAAACGCTCATCTTTTACACAGAGCAATGTCCCTTTGAACAACAACAGACAGCACTTGCACAAGTGCATGAGCTGTACAAtagaaaaactaaaaaaaaaaagaaaagagagaagaaaagcacATTAAAAATGtccactaaaataaataaataaataatcaaaataaatataaaccTGAGGACTAACCACCAAACCGGCCGACTGCCTGGTCTCTTCTATCTTGGTCTGACCAATAGGGGCGAGACAACTCTGAAGGCAGCCAATGGCGGACGAGCAAAGGACTACGGAGCCGACTGCAAGTcaaacccccaaaatcagttTTCAGCTCTGCAAAGTCCGCCTCTCCGTTCCTGACACCCCTGGCACGAGCACAACatgttatataataataaaaagccgATAACACTTGATCGTAACACAAGTCAAAGAGCGTGATagtaaaaagatgaaaaacatgatacatgaaaaacagaacaatCATAAGAAAAGTAAGTCCTGGACTGAAGGCAGAGGGCCGATACGTCCTCTGAAATAAAGCCTTCTCCTTCCTACTTCCCTCTCTCATAAGACACACTCCTCCAAAATCTCCCCAGGGTTGTAAGGTAAGATTTAGGATGGGAACATGGAGCTAAGGTGAAAAGCTGATATGTGTATTTCTTCTTTGTGTGATATTTGCAGCGCGGTGGCAGTCGGTGCATTTCCACGATGATGCTgcagtttaacagtttaacttTTAACACAACAGCACAAACAAATCGTGATAAAATGCCTTTTACACGCTCCTTGTTTCATCCGTTTGAAATGTTTCACACAGGAAGACACCAAGCTTAGCTAACTCCTTTTCCAGCCATTCACATTGCAACAAGGACAAAAAAGTTCCTCCGAGTGTACAAAGTCATTTTTGGACTAGCACACACTGTCGCTGTGTGTcataagaaacacacacacacacacacacacacacacacacacacacgcacacacgcactcactctctcttacaTTCACACTTGACGCCGCATTGTTTCACTTCCTCCTTTGTTCAAGCAGAATTTCACAGTAACGGTGGCAAAACATTAAGAATACCAGGGAAACTTTTAAAAACCCTCCACTCAAGGAATCATGAATTAATTAAAAGAGTGCAATAACTAGACTGTACAACAACCTGCATGAGAAACTCTGGCAGGATGCATCTCTTTAAATCTCTGCTGAAGACTCATTTCTATAGACTTGCTTTGATGTAATGTTTTCTCTTAATCTGTCTTTTATTCTTTGTGTTCATTCCCATCCTTTTTATCTCTTGTGGTCAAAAAATTATCATGTGAGCACAGATTTAAGAATCgtgatttgttttcatgaatctgTGATGGAGTTGAGTATATGAGGAATGTggttaaggtaaaaaaaaaatcagatttttgtcaTGTGATTACATCATGGTAAATATGCCTTTATTCTTGTATCTAAATGGAACTAAATACATTTGAGGTCTTACAAGTTAGAAGGTCATAAATTTGCCTGGCCTGATTAGCCATGTGAATCAGCTTTGCTAAAATGGTTGTTGTGGGGTAAAACGTGTCACTAGCCCTGGGGTAAGTTGAACCAAAATACACACTCTTTTTTGATGTCATACTTCTAAAGCTGTATTAACTGCAGAACATGTTTTAATTGTAATTATTTGAGTCTTAAACATCATTGGTTAAAGATTAActttctgaaaatgtgtgttcATATAAGTGCACTGAGCTTTTaattttatgggtttttttacAGATATGTTTTAAGTAACATGCCATGTTTTACTGTGCAGGCTGGACCAGACATGGCTTGTCAGTGTAATGATTTATCTACTTCCTGCCAATCACTATCATGAAGCATTGAGGTTTATTACTGACTGTAAATATCTAACTCATCATTGTACCTTGTATGATTGGTTTTCATTGGCCTGAAATTTACACCCAAAGTCTCATTGGTACACTGTAATCAACAAGGGCATTCTGGGTCTGCGTCCTTATTATTTGTGCTTGTATATCTACAGAAAACTTGACTTGGTGGAAATTACTGTCTAGGATCACAGAAATCATTTTTCTAACTGTCCATAAGGTCCGTACTATATTCGCCAATATGGCTTTCAAGtacttttcttccttttctggGACTCAAtgcaaaaacattcaaaagtaAATAACTGTTTTCACttgttgattttaaagtgaTTTTTGAAGGATCAGGATTTAGTGTGTAACTTTTCTGGATGTACTGGTGAAGTACTTCAGTTTGTGGGTCTGTTGGTTTACCCTGTGGAACCAAGTGATCTGATATGTTTTATGATTCAGTTTTTCATTGTGTAACAAGAAACAAACACCAATAAAGTCAGAAATCAattatgctttttttctcttaatAGACTactttttaatataatttacaTCAGATTGATGCTACGTACTATAACGTATGGTTAAACACAAGGGATTTATATTAAAAGTAAATAGTTTAGGTGGTTTTACCCCCTACACTCTGCCAATACTATACATCCCTGCCTTTATGACAATGAATATATAATGTGAAAAGTAGCCTACatctgggggggaaaaaacaattgcattttcatttaGGGCAGAATCCTCGTatcatttaatttcatgttgGTACTTTTTGAATCAAAAGACTTTGCAGCACGTTCCtcaataaggcttttattttgaaagttgtgacgGAAAGTCTTGCTTTTTTATTCTACCTTTCAAGGTTTTACTTTGAAAGCCAAATCCGGAAGTCACACTTTTTAGTTATTCTGGCTGACTTCACACTTATTCACAATGACACTCATACATTATAAGATTGAAAAATTCCAATACAGTGTTTAAGTGCAGTGATAAAGACAAAATCACAAGTAGACATAGGCCTATAGAAAAATATAATGGCACTACGACAAATGACACTACCATAGTAGGAAGAcggtttattttttatttatttatctattttttattagacaaaaataacaatacaacacaaaacaaacagaactaaaacagaaacataaacatGTAGAAACATCAGAAAAGAGAAGTAAAATACTGTGAACATAGAACAAAATACTAACTAGACAGAATGGAGATCAAAGCccagttaagaaaaaaaagaaaagtaaaaaaaaaaaaaaaaaaaagagatactGAGGAAAACCCACTGCTTCCAGTGATGTCCAAAGGTAACATGTCCAattttttgctgaaaatgagattatttcctcctcctctggctggAGGTGCTGGATACACACCTAACCACGTCTCACCCACCTCTCCTACCCAACAGCAACCTCAGTGGACACTTCCACCACACTATAGGGGTAAGAGTTACCTGTAATACCTGCATGGCACACTGTCATGTTGCAGAGAAATGCATGGGAGGCGGGGCAGTGTATTCTCTGTGATTAAGACACACAAAATCACTTATGAATACACAGGATCTGCTGAACTAGGCTGAACAGTTACTGCTCAGTAGTTCAGAAATCATTTATATCAACAGTTAGAGGATAATGGGACAGCTGACAACCAGGGCTATCAGAGAAACCACAGCACCTTATCATCCACAAACAATACCCAATCTAATGCACTACTATACAAAGCATCTCATGTTAGCTACACCAACCACAGTGTATGCCAACACTGCGAATCAGAATACACCTGTCATTCTTTCAAACAAATGGTGTAAACTGACTTAAAACAAaccgctcagcagttcagatcACAATATTGTAGCTCTGTGATAGGCTGACCAAGGATTTTGCCTCCATCTTCCCCTCTGTTGTCTAACTTCTCCGTCTTTTCCTCAGGAGCCGTATACGAGTCTGTCCCTGATGCAGCTGCCCATCCTTACAAAGAGCCATCACAGGACGGGAACATCATGCTGCTGATGGGGAAAACAACAGCGCCAAAACTCATTAAAGGCATTACCtactttgttttaaaatgctgtaAAGACTCAAGGCATTACTACATTTTATCCACAGTGAGTTATAATGAAACAGCAGGGAGGGCTTGGTGTCTGACTGTGGAGACATTTGAACCTGGGACCTCCAGTTTACAAGactgtctctctaaccactggaCCATCTGTCCTCCTCTGGCACCAGTCTTCACCTGATGATTTCCTGTTGAATGAACTCCCACCTTGTCAGCTGGTTCTAATAATAAAGTTATATAAAGGTTGGCTGGATGCTCTGAAGCCTTCGGACAGTACTACACTTTAAAATCAGGGCATTTAGGTGACAC encodes the following:
- the LOC139916949 gene encoding nuclear factor 7, ovary-like; the encoded protein is MAENTALLESFLSCHVCSETFRDPVSLSCSHSFCSSCLKQLWEQTKNKNCPICKRKSSKDYPDVNFTLKELADSFTGRKKARFSETDKGEEKVEVVCSKHPEEPKWFCKEEQRAVCPVCEFPLHHGHKVVPIEEAVSDLKEQLKSDLKSLQDKRNKYKEVEKTYNKVVQHSKKQLLATERQIRAEFDKLHQFLKEEEEARVAALREEEEQKGKTITREMKIIQEKISSLSDSISAVKEDLQKHNVPFLTSYKPTQTSARAQCSLSDPQLVSGALIDVAKHLGNLSFRVWEKMKGKVKFSPVILDPNTASRWLYLSDDLTSVRYGDTEQLPENPERNIKYPVVLGSEGFSSGKHSWEVEVGDHPEWIVGLAKESIDRKGKRYATPKYGIWCLAHDSGKYTNGLDKTVTVKKSLQRIRVQLDYDRGELSFYDSDDKTHIYTHRDTFTEKLYPYFEIVHAPEAETTDIKVWQAEASL